In Microvenator marinus, one genomic interval encodes:
- a CDS encoding pyridoxine 5'-phosphate synthase, translating into MSVFPRLGVNVDHVATIRQARGTRYPDPVDAAYIAERAGAAQITVHLREDRRHIQDRDVELLAKTVTTKLNLEMAATPEMAEIANRIRPHMITLVPEKREEKTTEGGLEVAGRVGWMRDYVDSIRPSGAQISLFIDPSVEQTQASEEVGADIVEFHTGDYCAELVAFPSYEEWKVHTEIEFERIERAAKLAYSLGLIPAAGHGLTYENVVRVATIPEIEEYNIGHAIVARAVIVGFENAVKQMLESLRQGFISRKIE; encoded by the coding sequence ATGAGTGTGTTTCCTCGTTTAGGTGTCAATGTGGACCACGTCGCTACGATTCGACAGGCTCGTGGCACGCGGTATCCCGACCCGGTTGACGCTGCGTATATCGCGGAGCGCGCAGGTGCGGCTCAGATTACGGTCCACCTTCGCGAGGACCGAAGACACATCCAAGACCGCGATGTTGAGCTTCTGGCGAAGACCGTCACCACCAAGCTGAACCTCGAAATGGCCGCGACGCCCGAAATGGCGGAGATTGCCAATCGAATCCGTCCTCATATGATTACGTTGGTGCCCGAGAAGCGCGAGGAGAAGACCACTGAAGGCGGCCTAGAAGTTGCCGGACGCGTGGGATGGATGAGGGATTACGTGGACTCCATTCGACCTTCTGGGGCGCAGATTAGCCTCTTCATCGACCCAAGCGTGGAGCAGACTCAGGCTAGCGAGGAAGTTGGAGCGGATATCGTCGAGTTCCATACAGGCGACTATTGTGCGGAGCTTGTGGCATTCCCGAGTTATGAGGAATGGAAGGTTCATACCGAAATCGAATTCGAGCGCATCGAGCGGGCCGCGAAACTCGCCTACTCGCTCGGCTTGATTCCCGCGGCTGGCCACGGGCTGACTTACGAGAATGTGGTTCGAGTGGCGACGATCCCGGAGATTGAAGAATACAATATCGGGCATGCCATCGTGGCACGGGCCGTGATTGTGGGATTCGAAAATGCTGTAAAACAGATGCTCGAGAGTTTGAGGCAGGGGTTCATTTCCCGGAAGATTGAATGA
- the ftsH gene encoding ATP-dependent zinc metalloprotease FtsH, giving the protein MLNKVPLRGWVIWGVVIILFAVIWNIFSETTREATSIKFSEFRAAVDAGHVESVEVADMEVVGKFDADYAKENKRPETFRTMGPVGEDLQDVFAAKGITYSFKKSDDNGLFQQILVASIPLLLLVVVLFFVMRQFQGGGGKAMTFGKSRAKLLNESANKVTFNDIAGIDEAKEELQEIVEFLKNPKKFTRLGGRIPKGVLLMGPPGTGKTLLARGVAGEAGVPFFSISGSDFVEMFVGVGASRVRDLFEQAKKQAPCIVFIDEIDAVGRHRGAGMGGGHDEREQTLNQLLVEMDGFESNEGVILIAATNRADVLDSALLRPGRFDRRVMVPPPDVRGREQILKIHTRRTHISKDVDLGKIARGTPGFSGADLENLVNEAALQAAREGKEKIENADFEHAKDKVLMGAERKSAVIGEKEKLVTAYHEAGHALVAVLQEGTDPVHKVTIIPRGRALGVTQQLPLEDRLTLSRDYALKRIAVIMGGRAAEKIIFDQLTTGAGNDIEVATDLARRMVCEWGMSDKIGPISYSDSRSSPFGAYSGPTSAKPYSESVAQEIDAEVREIVTSQYDLAENLLKDNLHLLELMTEALVEFEVLDSDEIQMLIDDRTIDRLRDERAKEAAEKEKHDQAQEKAPKTGFTSKLKEQGAIGDWAPGSAT; this is encoded by the coding sequence GTGTTGAACAAAGTTCCCCTTAGGGGTTGGGTTATCTGGGGCGTGGTGATCATCCTTTTTGCGGTGATTTGGAATATCTTTTCCGAAACCACCCGAGAGGCCACTTCGATCAAATTTAGTGAGTTCCGAGCAGCCGTTGACGCGGGGCACGTGGAAAGCGTGGAAGTCGCAGATATGGAAGTGGTGGGCAAATTCGACGCCGACTACGCCAAAGAGAACAAGCGACCTGAGACCTTCAGAACGATGGGCCCGGTCGGTGAAGACCTTCAAGATGTCTTTGCAGCCAAAGGGATCACATACTCATTCAAGAAATCGGACGATAATGGCCTCTTTCAGCAAATCTTGGTTGCATCGATCCCACTGCTTCTACTCGTGGTCGTGCTCTTCTTCGTGATGCGTCAGTTCCAAGGCGGAGGCGGCAAAGCCATGACCTTTGGAAAGAGCCGCGCAAAACTCCTCAACGAGAGCGCGAATAAAGTCACTTTCAATGACATTGCGGGAATTGATGAGGCCAAAGAGGAGCTCCAAGAGATCGTGGAGTTCTTGAAAAATCCTAAGAAGTTCACCCGACTCGGCGGCCGGATTCCCAAGGGGGTACTTTTGATGGGCCCTCCAGGCACCGGTAAGACCCTTTTGGCTCGCGGTGTAGCCGGTGAGGCCGGTGTTCCGTTCTTCTCGATCTCCGGGTCGGACTTTGTAGAAATGTTTGTGGGTGTGGGCGCAAGCCGCGTTCGTGACCTCTTCGAGCAAGCCAAGAAACAAGCGCCCTGTATCGTATTCATCGACGAGATCGATGCCGTAGGCCGCCACCGCGGCGCCGGTATGGGTGGCGGGCACGACGAGCGTGAACAAACACTTAACCAGCTTCTGGTTGAAATGGACGGTTTTGAGTCTAACGAAGGGGTTATCCTCATCGCGGCGACCAACCGTGCCGACGTGTTGGATTCCGCACTTCTTCGCCCAGGTCGTTTCGACCGGCGCGTGATGGTGCCACCACCCGATGTGCGCGGTCGCGAACAAATCTTGAAGATCCACACGCGCCGGACCCATATCTCTAAAGATGTTGACCTCGGCAAGATTGCGCGTGGCACGCCAGGGTTCTCAGGCGCTGACCTCGAAAACCTCGTAAACGAAGCAGCTCTGCAAGCCGCAAGAGAAGGCAAAGAGAAAATCGAGAACGCTGATTTTGAGCACGCGAAAGACAAGGTCTTGATGGGTGCTGAGCGGAAAAGCGCGGTGATCGGCGAGAAGGAAAAACTTGTGACCGCCTATCATGAAGCAGGACACGCGCTTGTCGCGGTGCTTCAAGAGGGGACCGACCCCGTACATAAGGTCACGATCATCCCACGCGGTCGTGCTCTTGGCGTCACACAACAGCTTCCCCTCGAAGACCGGCTCACATTGAGCCGAGACTACGCGTTGAAGCGAATTGCCGTGATTATGGGAGGTCGTGCCGCCGAGAAGATCATCTTCGACCAGCTGACCACTGGCGCAGGAAACGACATCGAGGTCGCGACTGACCTGGCCCGGCGTATGGTTTGTGAATGGGGAATGAGCGATAAGATTGGTCCGATTTCATACTCGGACTCTCGCTCATCGCCTTTCGGAGCCTACTCGGGTCCAACTTCCGCAAAACCTTACTCAGAGAGTGTTGCCCAAGAGATTGATGCTGAGGTTCGAGAAATCGTGACCAGCCAGTACGACCTCGCTGAGAATCTTCTCAAGGACAATCTTCACCTTCTGGAATTGATGACTGAAGCTCTTGTGGAGTTTGAAGTCCTCGATTCGGACGAGATTCAAATGCTCATCGATGATCGAACCATCGACCGTCTGCGTGATGAGAGAGCGAAGGAAGCGGCCGAGAAAGAAAAGCACGATCAGGCGCAAGAGAAGGCTCCAAAGACCGGTTTCACCTCCAAGCTCAAGGAGCAGGGAGCAATTGGAGACTGGGCTCCCGGTAGCGCCACATAA
- a CDS encoding NAD(P)H-hydrate dehydratase, protein MKPLVNAEQMREMDRRTIVGGISGFDLMERAATGAADFICKDSPDLSSISILAGVGNNGGDGLALARILDKRGVRAHVFLVGDASRMSAESRRNLELLAQTSVEVTRLDAVSGITAENEVWVDALLGIGLDRELKGIYADTMTFLQNQARVYALDVPSFVQSDTGAFMGPTYRAHATITFGAPKVGLFLEPTRGLRGELEVVDIGIPGDIADDVGHRAYLVESSDLVRPRRPADFHKGRAGRVLIIGGSPGIVGASVLAGKAALAGGAGLVTIGTTRESSASIGLVHPTLLSKPLLDAEDQIEHSLAEADVVVIGPGLAPNDAALKILEAARVVSKPVILDAGALHLLKDRALPSMCVITPHPGEAAMLLESSVEEVLAAPLEAARKLSLKFNAIAVLKTSRTLIDDGRLTYINSTGNPGMAVGGMGDVLTGILATQLLEEGFTAEACAKAVCLHGHAADVATKNFGERGLDPLDLIEALKRLWPELEVQ, encoded by the coding sequence ATGAAGCCTTTGGTCAATGCGGAGCAAATGCGTGAGATGGACCGCCGAACCATAGTGGGCGGTATCTCAGGCTTTGACCTCATGGAAAGGGCTGCAACCGGTGCCGCTGATTTTATCTGCAAGGACTCTCCAGATCTCTCGTCCATCAGCATTTTAGCAGGCGTTGGAAATAATGGCGGAGACGGTCTCGCGCTAGCACGAATTCTGGATAAGAGGGGCGTGCGAGCCCACGTGTTCTTGGTGGGTGATGCTTCGAGAATGAGCGCAGAGTCGCGTCGAAATCTGGAACTCTTGGCCCAGACCAGCGTTGAAGTGACACGTCTCGACGCCGTCTCTGGCATAACGGCCGAGAATGAGGTCTGGGTTGACGCACTCCTTGGCATCGGTCTCGATCGCGAGCTTAAGGGCATCTACGCCGACACCATGACATTTCTCCAGAACCAGGCCCGAGTCTATGCGCTCGATGTACCGAGCTTTGTGCAAAGTGACACGGGTGCGTTCATGGGCCCCACGTACAGAGCCCATGCAACGATCACCTTCGGAGCACCAAAAGTCGGGCTCTTTCTCGAGCCGACTCGAGGTTTGAGGGGCGAGCTTGAAGTTGTTGATATAGGAATCCCCGGTGACATCGCGGACGATGTTGGGCATCGCGCTTATCTGGTTGAATCATCTGACTTGGTGCGTCCCCGGAGACCAGCGGACTTCCACAAAGGAAGAGCCGGACGCGTTCTGATCATCGGAGGAAGTCCCGGAATCGTTGGCGCGAGTGTTCTCGCCGGGAAAGCAGCGCTCGCTGGTGGTGCTGGTTTGGTCACGATTGGAACTACGCGCGAATCTTCGGCATCAATCGGACTCGTCCACCCTACTCTGCTCTCGAAGCCACTTTTGGATGCTGAAGACCAAATCGAGCACTCGCTAGCCGAGGCCGATGTCGTGGTTATCGGTCCAGGCCTCGCGCCGAACGATGCCGCTCTCAAGATCCTAGAGGCGGCCCGCGTGGTTTCAAAACCTGTGATTCTGGATGCCGGTGCGCTTCATCTTTTGAAAGACAGGGCATTACCCTCGATGTGTGTGATAACGCCGCACCCGGGTGAAGCCGCGATGCTGCTCGAGAGCTCGGTGGAGGAGGTTTTGGCTGCACCTTTGGAGGCGGCCCGAAAACTCTCCCTAAAGTTCAACGCGATTGCGGTGTTGAAAACCTCGCGAACCCTCATCGATGATGGCCGACTCACCTACATCAACTCGACTGGCAATCCTGGGATGGCTGTGGGAGGCATGGGCGATGTTTTGACCGGAATCCTCGCAACCCAGCTCTTAGAAGAGGGCTTCACCGCCGAAGCTTGCGCCAAAGCGGTATGCCTTCATGGCCACGCCGCCGACGTTGCTACCAAAAACTTTGGAGAACGTGGACTTGACCCCTTGGATCTCATCGAGGCCCTCAAGAGGCTTTGGCCCGAGTTGGAGGTCCAGTGA
- the folP gene encoding dihydropteroate synthase has product MTLKVMGIVNVTPDSFSDGGKFLDVNAAISHGLQLLEDGADILDIGGESTRPGAQSVSESDELARVLPVIEGILKKRPDAIISIDTTKSEVAAQALELGASIVNDVSAGTFDPRIMEVSANHGAELVLMHMQGTPRTMQKSPSYEDVVEEVFGFLSARAQAAEDAGVRRENIILDPGIGFGKKLEHNLLLIKNLSRLSDRYQVLLGVSRKSFIGELTGQKVDKRLAGTLATLPFAVGSRVSIVRVHDVRETVDFLKVFEALS; this is encoded by the coding sequence ATGACTCTCAAGGTGATGGGGATAGTCAACGTCACGCCCGATTCGTTTAGTGATGGGGGAAAGTTCCTTGACGTGAATGCAGCCATTTCGCACGGCCTACAACTCCTAGAAGATGGGGCAGATATTCTGGACATTGGGGGTGAGTCCACGCGGCCGGGGGCTCAATCTGTGAGCGAGTCCGATGAACTCGCGAGAGTCCTTCCCGTGATCGAAGGGATCTTGAAAAAAAGGCCAGACGCAATCATCTCCATTGACACCACAAAGAGCGAGGTCGCGGCTCAAGCACTTGAGCTGGGTGCGTCAATCGTCAATGACGTCAGCGCGGGAACCTTCGATCCGAGAATCATGGAAGTGAGCGCAAATCACGGGGCTGAGCTTGTCCTTATGCACATGCAGGGAACACCTCGGACCATGCAGAAGTCGCCAAGCTACGAAGACGTCGTCGAAGAAGTTTTTGGCTTTTTATCAGCTCGCGCCCAGGCCGCTGAAGACGCGGGCGTTAGGCGAGAAAATATCATCTTGGACCCGGGTATCGGCTTCGGAAAGAAGCTCGAGCACAACCTCTTGTTGATCAAGAACCTTTCGCGACTTTCAGACCGTTATCAGGTCTTGCTCGGCGTTTCTCGAAAATCATTTATTGGCGAGTTGACAGGCCAAAAGGTGGACAAAAGACTCGCTGGAACATTAGCCACCCTGCCCTTTGCCGTCGGGAGCCGTGTCTCGATTGTTCGTGTTCATGACGTTCGCGAGACCGTCGACTTCTTGAAGGTGTTTGAAGCCTTGAGTTGA
- the tilS gene encoding tRNA lysidine(34) synthetase TilS, which produces MKIPKTSKLLAAVSGGVDSMVMLDLLHSECLRADVPLVVAHIDHQLRSDSDLDHALVKDIARKLGRPFESAKINVRTGNSVQSQARQQRYAALVRIANARDIDTIVTAHHQDDLKENHALQTVLGRFGSIEERRFMTEWHIFLWRPLLHLSKTEIYEMAKERGIQWREDPSNSSDKYTRNMVRIKGVSATESVPVATTSPRRVAAFRWTCGPDLESLISACREIEGVALSSRQIDLLVEGARRVHIRGGLVIRHDDFFEICRTIGQGERALPVEALSLDREVNFVKLEF; this is translated from the coding sequence ATGAAGATTCCGAAGACAAGTAAACTCCTAGCTGCGGTATCCGGTGGAGTGGATAGCATGGTAATGCTCGATCTCTTGCACTCCGAGTGCCTTCGCGCTGACGTCCCACTTGTTGTGGCGCATATTGACCACCAACTTCGAAGCGACTCAGATCTCGATCACGCACTGGTCAAAGATATCGCTCGCAAGCTTGGACGCCCGTTCGAAAGCGCCAAGATCAACGTGCGCACCGGTAATAGCGTTCAGTCGCAAGCCAGGCAGCAGAGGTACGCTGCCCTGGTCCGCATCGCGAACGCGCGTGACATCGACACAATTGTTACGGCGCATCACCAAGACGACCTCAAAGAGAACCACGCGTTACAGACTGTGCTCGGCAGATTTGGCTCGATTGAAGAGCGCAGATTTATGACCGAATGGCACATTTTTCTTTGGCGCCCTCTTTTACACCTCTCCAAGACCGAAATTTACGAGATGGCCAAGGAGCGAGGCATCCAATGGCGAGAAGATCCTTCGAATTCGTCGGACAAGTACACTCGGAACATGGTGCGCATCAAAGGGGTCTCGGCCACCGAATCAGTGCCGGTTGCCACCACATCACCTCGACGAGTGGCTGCGTTTCGTTGGACTTGTGGTCCCGATTTGGAAAGTTTGATTAGCGCGTGCCGTGAGATTGAAGGTGTGGCATTATCGAGTCGCCAGATCGATCTCCTCGTTGAGGGCGCCCGTCGTGTCCATATACGAGGTGGTCTGGTCATCCGTCACGATGACTTCTTCGAGATTTGCCGCACTATCGGCCAAGGTGAACGGGCGTTGCCTGTTGAAGCACTTTCGCTTGATCGCGAGGTCAATTTCGTGAAACTGGAATTTTAA
- a CDS encoding CdaR family protein, which translates to MSLKAQLHGLFFENAALKGAAFIVTLVLFVWVRDDREATVVATAPVRIVIPEGMVMVTSPVDRVRLTVRGRWSDVSRFDPTELQAVTLEATGEREQTLSISEDAVILPGSLQVVTIQPEMIRLQLEPQERRIVRIQPRIVGQPKEAYRIGAVVVNPPEIEFSGPKNIIDDMEAVWTEPIDVSEISESIDRRVQLRPESPLVAFDANVNVSVRIPIETLEVTRTIQDIEVAAVNTTKNVVMRPPVISATVRGPKSMVDNTEKDQIMATIDLSAEERRGPGTFEKQPQIKNLPEGLTLVDFHPKDIIVTTTRPDPPRPEE; encoded by the coding sequence ATGAGCCTCAAAGCGCAACTACATGGGTTATTCTTCGAGAATGCTGCCCTCAAAGGGGCGGCGTTTATCGTGACGCTCGTGCTCTTTGTTTGGGTTCGCGATGACCGAGAGGCGACAGTTGTGGCGACCGCTCCGGTTAGGATTGTGATTCCGGAAGGCATGGTGATGGTAACTTCCCCGGTCGACCGAGTACGATTGACGGTGCGTGGAAGATGGTCGGATGTCAGCCGCTTCGACCCCACAGAATTGCAAGCAGTAACCCTCGAGGCAACAGGCGAGCGTGAACAAACACTCTCGATCTCAGAAGACGCGGTCATTCTGCCGGGTTCTTTGCAAGTGGTTACGATTCAGCCCGAAATGATTCGACTCCAGCTCGAGCCACAGGAGCGGCGCATCGTGAGGATCCAACCACGCATTGTGGGGCAACCCAAGGAAGCATATCGAATCGGTGCCGTGGTCGTAAATCCACCGGAGATCGAGTTTTCGGGGCCCAAAAATATCATCGACGATATGGAAGCCGTGTGGACCGAGCCTATCGATGTCTCCGAGATCTCAGAGTCGATCGACCGCCGCGTTCAGTTGCGGCCGGAGAGCCCACTCGTCGCATTTGATGCGAATGTCAACGTGAGTGTCCGCATCCCCATCGAGACCCTTGAAGTCACGAGAACGATTCAGGACATCGAAGTGGCGGCGGTTAACACCACCAAAAACGTCGTGATGCGCCCTCCGGTCATCTCCGCGACGGTTCGTGGGCCAAAGTCGATGGTGGACAATACTGAGAAAGACCAGATTATGGCTACGATCGACCTGAGCGCCGAGGAAAGGCGCGGGCCGGGAACCTTCGAAAAACAGCCACAAATCAAAAACTTGCCCGAGGGCTTAACCCTCGTGGACTTCCATCCTAAAGACATTATAGTCACCACGACTCGCCCTGATCCTCCACGTCCCGAAGAATAG
- the glmM gene encoding phosphoglucosamine mutase has translation MSQRQLFGTDGIRGVANEFPMTAEVAVRLGQAIAHHFRSKSAQESHRTRILIGKDTRISGYMFESGLAAGITSMGADVQLVGPLPTPGISFLTTGMRADAGIVISASHNAYQDNGIKIFGRDGFKLPDHEEAAIEALVMSETPPVCDARSIGKAVRIDDATGRYIVFLKNTFPKDLSLDGLRIVLDCANGAAYKVAPAVLRELGAEVFTLGVEPDGYNINHKCGSLYPDSLAARVRETRADIGISLDGDADRVILVDEKGAVVDGDRIIALCAISLQESGELQQNTVVTTVMSNIGLEIALRKRGIQLVRSNVGDRYVVEAMREGGFNLGGEQSGHIIFTDHTTTGDGMLAALQVLAIMRRRRARLSEVAQVMTPSPQVLINIQVRQKPDLETLEPLQKALAVIESKLGDSGRVLIRYSGTEPKARVMVEGPDDQLVHEFANQLAEVLKAEIGA, from the coding sequence GTGAGTCAGCGCCAACTTTTTGGAACCGACGGAATTCGTGGAGTTGCCAACGAATTTCCAATGACCGCTGAGGTCGCAGTGAGGCTGGGCCAGGCTATAGCGCATCACTTTCGCTCGAAGTCTGCGCAAGAGTCGCATCGAACCCGAATACTTATCGGAAAAGACACCCGAATTTCAGGCTACATGTTTGAGAGTGGGCTCGCTGCCGGGATCACCAGTATGGGCGCCGATGTCCAGCTCGTGGGGCCCCTGCCGACCCCGGGCATCTCTTTCCTCACAACCGGTATGCGTGCCGACGCTGGTATCGTTATTTCGGCGAGCCACAATGCGTATCAGGACAACGGGATCAAGATCTTCGGACGCGATGGATTTAAGCTCCCTGACCACGAAGAAGCCGCCATTGAGGCACTCGTGATGTCGGAGACTCCGCCGGTGTGTGACGCGCGAAGTATTGGAAAGGCGGTCCGCATCGACGACGCCACGGGCCGATACATCGTCTTTTTGAAGAATACGTTTCCCAAGGACTTGAGCCTCGATGGACTGCGAATCGTGCTCGATTGTGCCAATGGCGCGGCGTACAAAGTGGCGCCGGCCGTACTAAGAGAACTCGGGGCAGAGGTCTTCACCCTTGGCGTTGAGCCCGATGGCTACAATATCAATCATAAGTGCGGGAGCCTCTACCCGGATAGCCTCGCGGCAAGAGTGCGCGAGACCCGAGCCGATATCGGGATTTCCCTCGACGGTGACGCGGATCGCGTGATTCTAGTAGACGAAAAAGGAGCGGTGGTTGATGGAGACCGCATCATTGCTCTTTGCGCGATATCTCTCCAAGAAAGTGGAGAGCTGCAGCAAAACACCGTGGTCACAACTGTGATGAGTAATATCGGGCTTGAAATCGCCCTTCGAAAGCGCGGTATTCAACTCGTTCGCTCCAACGTCGGCGACCGATATGTGGTCGAGGCGATGCGCGAAGGAGGTTTCAACCTCGGTGGGGAGCAATCCGGCCATATTATCTTCACGGATCATACGACCACAGGTGACGGCATGCTTGCTGCACTTCAGGTTCTTGCGATTATGCGAAGGCGCAGAGCGCGCCTTAGTGAAGTTGCTCAGGTCATGACTCCAAGCCCCCAGGTGCTCATCAATATTCAAGTGCGCCAGAAGCCTGACCTTGAAACACTTGAGCCGCTGCAAAAAGCACTGGCCGTTATTGAGTCAAAGCTCGGAGACTCGGGACGCGTTCTGATTCGCTACTCGGGAACTGAACCTAAGGCCCGTGTTATGGTAGAAGGGCCAGACGACCAGTTGGTGCATGAGTTTGCGAATCAGCTGGCGGAAGTTCTAAAGGCTGAGATCGGAGCATAG
- a CDS encoding dickkopf-related protein, whose amino-acid sequence MRVWLLALMLVACVPEPSDPVSFGQLCSPPSDECRNDAVIYRDSVGRNQLDFTVSNVGDNTAFVSLQAFRPGESDVPIVTSELELSQGETAGQRWTPQELGVFSPLQIQLDCAGCEAQADFVLTSVPLECISDDDCGSGWFCDTNSPGRCVECRSDSECSLDQRCDIARGRCDPPDGEGTCQHAGGIPLVLTLMLIWPFLRRRRPALVLSCALVLTLPTSSDAAAPVASLGIGVGPQIMTGELGDLTQMGWGLGVSQELRWRYAGMRTAVGATYFLTNQNAPPFSKGLQSYFFQIGPRAFIPVGPVEIPIGVDYSRLGLASNTLVQITGIESGYNGLNVTTGVRFRWSGLEVRGDLEWQPYLNFPGQFIGARLSIALVPR is encoded by the coding sequence GTGAGAGTTTGGTTGCTGGCTTTGATGCTCGTGGCTTGCGTGCCGGAACCTTCAGACCCTGTGTCCTTCGGTCAGCTCTGCTCGCCACCAAGTGACGAGTGTCGAAATGACGCTGTGATCTACCGAGACTCGGTTGGCCGAAACCAGTTGGACTTCACGGTCAGCAATGTTGGCGACAATACAGCCTTTGTTTCCCTTCAGGCTTTTCGGCCTGGAGAGTCCGACGTACCGATCGTGACCTCCGAGCTCGAGTTAAGCCAGGGAGAGACAGCCGGGCAGCGTTGGACACCCCAGGAACTCGGCGTTTTTTCTCCATTGCAGATCCAACTCGATTGCGCCGGGTGTGAAGCCCAGGCGGATTTTGTTCTGACCTCGGTGCCCCTCGAATGCATTTCTGACGATGATTGCGGCTCCGGCTGGTTTTGCGACACAAATTCTCCGGGACGTTGCGTCGAATGCCGGTCAGATTCGGAGTGTTCGCTTGATCAACGCTGCGACATTGCCCGTGGTCGGTGCGACCCACCTGACGGAGAAGGCACGTGCCAGCACGCGGGCGGTATACCTTTGGTTTTGACCTTGATGTTGATCTGGCCATTTTTGAGACGCCGCCGCCCTGCCCTCGTGCTCTCGTGCGCACTCGTCTTGACGCTACCGACCTCCTCAGATGCGGCAGCACCAGTCGCGAGCCTTGGTATCGGTGTAGGTCCTCAGATCATGACTGGAGAGTTAGGCGATTTGACTCAAATGGGATGGGGCCTTGGAGTCAGCCAAGAACTGCGTTGGAGGTACGCTGGGATGAGAACGGCCGTCGGCGCCACGTACTTTCTTACGAACCAAAACGCCCCGCCCTTCTCAAAAGGTCTGCAATCGTACTTCTTTCAGATCGGTCCCCGGGCATTTATCCCGGTAGGGCCCGTTGAGATTCCAATTGGCGTGGACTACTCACGACTTGGTTTGGCCTCCAACACACTAGTCCAAATCACTGGCATTGAATCCGGCTACAATGGGCTCAACGTGACTACAGGAGTCAGATTCCGGTGGTCAGGGCTCGAGGTTAGAGGAGATTTGGAGTGGCAACCCTACCTGAATTTCCCAGGGCAATTCATCGGCGCCCGTTTATCAATCGCACTTGTTCCTCGTTAG
- the cdaA gene encoding diadenylate cyclase CdaA — translation MAFLDDILAGVHLGLFWAVVDFALVFFVIYKILHLIKGTRALQILGGLTLMVVMYFISKNSLITLETTHWFIDKFIANIFLIAVVIFQDDIRRALARFGKRTSVSFFSSNRAIEEASVLEEVIKACSQLQQQKLGALIAVERIANLDEITEDGVKLDAAVTKDLLFSLFIPDRQNPLHDGAVVIQKGRISAAGCFLPLTNLPNLEKSMGTRHRAALGLSGVTDAAICIVSEESGHISIAHRDQLYRDLDTNEMRDLLQRIFSPEGRNDESLVERFRRNDENEEPVT, via the coding sequence ATGGCCTTTCTCGACGACATACTTGCCGGAGTTCACCTCGGATTATTCTGGGCAGTGGTCGACTTCGCGCTCGTATTCTTCGTCATTTACAAGATCTTGCACCTGATCAAGGGAACCCGTGCTCTCCAGATATTGGGCGGATTAACGCTCATGGTTGTGATGTACTTCATTTCGAAGAACTCACTGATCACGCTGGAGACGACCCATTGGTTCATCGACAAGTTCATTGCGAACATCTTCTTGATCGCCGTCGTGATTTTTCAGGACGATATCCGACGAGCCCTCGCCAGATTCGGAAAACGAACCAGCGTGTCGTTCTTTTCGAGCAACCGAGCGATCGAGGAGGCCTCAGTTCTCGAAGAAGTGATCAAAGCTTGCTCACAGCTGCAGCAGCAAAAACTTGGAGCCCTCATCGCAGTTGAGCGTATCGCCAACTTGGACGAGATCACAGAAGACGGAGTCAAGCTCGACGCTGCGGTCACCAAAGATCTCTTGTTCAGCCTTTTCATTCCAGACCGTCAGAATCCGCTTCATGACGGTGCGGTGGTGATTCAGAAAGGGCGTATCAGCGCGGCAGGGTGCTTCCTTCCCCTTACAAACCTTCCGAACCTTGAGAAGTCCATGGGGACTCGGCACCGTGCGGCTCTGGGACTCTCCGGGGTGACCGATGCCGCCATTTGTATCGTAAGTGAAGAGTCCGGGCATATCTCGATCGCACATCGCGACCAACTCTATCGCGACCTTGATACAAATGAGATGCGAGACCTGTTGCAGCGAATCTTCAGCCCCGAAGGTCGAAACGATGAGTCGTTGGTGGAGCGTTTCCGACGCAATGACGAGAATGAGGAGCCCGTGACATGA